AAGTCTGTGGTTTAAAAGTATAACCTGGCATCCTGAGTTGAATACCCTGGACTCATGTATGTGATAGGGAGGACTGACTCCCACTAAgagctgtggcacacacacaaaccactaactaactaactaactaaagcAAAGCTGCAATaggggctgggagtgtggctcagtggtagactggAGTGCTGGATTCtatccctggaactgaagctaaTTAGTTACATAAAATGTTGAGCCTATTTGTTGCTCAGGAAGGGGTGGGAGCCTCCAGGAGAGGTGACTACAACTTGGCTGGGGACAAAAGGCAGACAAGGATAAAGATCTTTGTGCAGAGCTAGGATTCTGGGAAGCTAGAGGGGGTTCATCCCCTTCTGTCCGCACACAGGCTCCTTGTTCTGCAAGCCTATTTCTTCTACCCCTGCTGCCTAACTGGCATTATGGCCCCAGAGCACCAGGACTCTCCCTTCCTGGACCTTAGAGCTTAAGCCAGCAACATCTGGAGGCCAGGCAAGGCAAAGGtgatggggaagagggaaggttTGCTGTGGACTATCTGACAGGATCCCCACAGACACTCGGGGATGCGGGCACAGTCTTCTTCCTGGTTTACAGATGGCCGACCACAGACTGAGAGTACTTAAGTGGCTTGCTCAAGAGCCACCCAGCAGAAGATTAAATAGCAGAGACCCAGCCCTAGGTGCACCCTCCGTAATCCAATCCTGGGCTCCGAGATGGCTCTGGAACAGAGTGTCTGTCACTAAGGGACCCCCCTGGCCTTCTCCTCTCCCAGGTGTCCCCAGCCAGTCCTTGGCTCCCTCTGTCAGCAGGAGAGCAGTGGCTCGGGGCCACTCCCACCAGTCCCTGGCCTCACTCCTGGATTCTCCTGCACTGTCCACCACCCCGCCAGCCGCTGCCTCCCCAGACCCATCACAGCCCCACAGCTCCAATTCCAGGCCCAGTGAGCAGCTAGCTCTCCCAGGGCCCCTTGAGCTGCAGTCCAGTGGCTCCAGCTGAGGAGGacactggggaggaggaggaatattCACTCTGAGCACAGCTCCTGGGCCAGCCTCtcacctcttccttcctcccctcagaAACAGGTATGGCCTGGGTGGATCTTTTCCCAGCTCTGATGAACAGATTAGAGGGGTCTGGGGCCCTTCTAAAGGACACAATGACAGGTGACAGGACTACAAAGGGCCCTCAACCTCCAATGCCCAGTGCTCAGCCATCGGGGTTGGTGCTGCAATTTGTGTAATTGTCCTTATTTTACATACAGGAaaagcagaggcacagagaagttaGGTAACTTGCCTCAAATCACACAGCCAGAGGCACAAACCAAAGGGATGTAGGCCATCCCTTCTCAAACCGGCCCTGTGAGAGCTCCTGGAGAGAAACAGACACCACAGACTGCCTTGCGGGACTCCCACCCCTCACAGCAGGAGAGCACATAAGATTCTGGGGGCCATGCTGACTGGGCTGTGAGACTCCACCGGGCTGCAGCCGGGAAGACCAAGGATTGGTCAGAGGAGCTGTCAGGAAGCAATGACactatgtgtcaccatgcttgcTAGAATGGAACTCTTAACTCGGGCTTATTCTCCCAGGCAGCCTAGTTGAAAAGCTGACCTCTGATGACCCCAGCCTCCCCAGAGCTAACAATCAGCATGGCCTCAGAGTCCTTGCAAAGGCAGCTGGGGGACAGTAGCCGCCCAGGAGCTTTCTGCTTGGTCACTGTCTCAAGGTCCCATGGCCACCTCCCAGAGCCTGATATCCGCTGGGCCACACAATGTATCATATCagccccctccacctcccccactcccaccccccaccccctcaaggCCATGGGAAGGCTGGGATTGTTGAACAGGCTCTACAGGACATGGATCATGGACCCACCATGCCCCAGGTTGACCCTGGGCCATCAGTTTCCAGATGCTTACACAGCTTGCTGGTGCCGGTAGAATCGTGTCCTCCAGAGCAGCAGGGTCCGGCAGAGGGCCAACTTCTGTCTGATCTCCCACAGGGAGCACTGATCTGGACCCTTGGATACCTGTTGGGCGTGGGTCACTGTCTCCAGGCAATGGGCCATGGCTGCTCCTGGGGCTAAGCCGCTGAGAACCCCATTCCCTGGGGAGAAGGCAGGAAGTGGTTGAGTTCCTGTTCGCTGAGGTACAGCTGCAGCCTCAGGCCTCCTGGGCCTCCCCATCATGGACACTGCCTTCCTGTGTCCTCTACGTGCTCCCCATAGGGTTACCTTAAGGCCCCACGTTCCCCAGCTGGGGACTGCATGTGTCCTACCTCACACTAGAGACTTTCTGGAACAGAGAGCCCCGTGTTTTCTGAGCAGGATGTGTGATGACCCAGCGCTAAGCCAGAAGAGTCCCCTGCCCAGAGCAGCTTACGTGGAGACGGGGATGCAGCCCAGCCAAGGTTTACTCCCTCTGGGAGCTCCTCCCAGACTACTGGAACCGTCAGGGTTCCTCCCACCCCTAAAACTCAGCAAAGTCCCCTCTCTCTGTAGTATTTTCCCTGCGTTTCACTGGGCTCTTGAACTTAGCTAATGGGGGCTCTGACTGGAGGGGAGGGACCACCCTGTGTTTGCCACAGGCTCACCTGCCTTCTGCCGGTGGAGGGCCAACTGAGTCACCTTTGTGACATCTGAGGCCTGGAGCCGCTTCATCTCCATCCATTGTCTCAGGCATACCCTTAAGGTCCTCACTCTTCGGTGGGCCAGATGTCTTCTGTACTGGGCCCCTCTTTGAGCTAACTGTTGCCAGGCCCTAAAGCACCTACAGCATGGAGGGAAACAGCCCCTGGCAGCAGCGGAGCCGctgctcctcacacacacacacacacacacacacacacacacacacacacacacgcacgcacacgtttCGGGAGCCCTGGGCTTCTTTCTGAgccacacaatcacttagaataaaagcggagtcactcccatatacaggaatttacaatggtttaggaagtagatcaggctgtggtttgaggaggaactagagtattgcattattcatgagaaggttagctagttAGAACCatggcttgggcatgaaagcccttgccccaggagtgtaaagacctcacacctgggttctaagactatagctaaccttagatagagctgactttgtctcagttgttttattgcccagttcctgccagtctttatgtatgcattcttctgttttgtgtaagagtcattaagcatctggtaaccttattgtaccttgctgatgtgtcacctaacttccccaTTCTCTTCTGTATTAATaatctgatgcttgctttgagaaattacattcagattcagcacactcccttgtgtccgtgtctgcTTGTTACTTTTCACcgactcctgcccacctgtaccgggaccctgatttctcctgcGGATTGAGGGGCCGACTGAGGCCAGTCTGCGGCATCCTGGAGCACTTCCTCTGCTCTCAAAACTCAGCTCCTCCCCATGGCCCCCAAGGCTATGTGAGACCTGATCCCAAACACCTTTTCCAGTCATCTCAGAACATTTCCAGGCCCCTCGAGACGCTTGCCACTGCTGCTTTTCTCCTTCATGTATTTGGTCTTTCTACATTGCCTAAGATGACCCTGAATTCCTGGACTCAAACAATCCcccgcctccacctcctgagtagctgggactatgAGCTTCTACTACTACACCAGCTCCTGCCGTTATTACGCTCCTGCTGAGGCCTTTGCACACTCTTGTTCCTTTCATGTGGTACCCAGGTCCCTTTGTCCCCCTATAGGTTACTATCCATCCCTAAGTCACTCACCATGTCTAGGTCATTAGGTCACTTCCAGTGTTAAAAGTTATTGCTGGGGGCGGGGGATCAACATGAGttgatggaattaaaaaaaaaaaaaaggccacagaTGTATAGGAGCTcgaaagacggctcagtggttaagaacactggctgctcttgcggaggacccaggttcggttacCAACACTCACATCTGTAGGCACacaaactgcctgtaactccagttcccggggaTCAATTGCCttcttcttctggactctgtgggaacctgcatgtgtgtggtgtgcatacaaccattcaagtacacacacatgaataaaaataagtataaaacataaataaataaaacacacattatAATGGCTGGTAACTCAACAGCGTGCCACATGGTTAGGCGGACCCTGGCTGTCCttttttttataactataaaGGGTGTCATGACTGGCATATTTTTGTCCAACTCTTTGTCCTCATCCTGGCTCTAGGTAGAAGAAGCTGGTTGACAGGCACTGCggcagagggtgggggagaggaggggtggggggagtggggagggcaggCCACCAGCTGCCTAAGGCCACATTGCCCAGTTTTGGTGCCCAAGCTTACCTGCGTCTCCAGGCAAGATCTGCGGCTGCTTTTCTTTCCAAGGAAAGGCTTCCCCTAGAAGCAAGGACCGTTGGCGCAGCCTGGGTCTGAGGTTGCTCCGGTTTCTGCTGCAAAGCGACATGTCTCCACTGGGTCAAAAGATAAGGGGCAGAAGGATGCTGGCTGAGGCTTGGAATGGGGCTCCCAAGAGAGCAACAGGGAAGGGCAAACGAGAGTCACAATCCTGTACCAAAGTTCTGGCCCAAATCATAAGGCTACCCCATTTCCttgggaatgaatgaatgaatgaatgaatagcaaGGGGCAGAGCTTTCCTTTGGAGCCAAACCTTCCACTCTCCCTTACTCAGTACACCCACACATCCTCTCAGCCCAAGCTAgtgaataaccaaaaaaaaaaacctggcagaTGGTTGGAGAGATCATTATGAGCTGCACCCTGGGCCCAGCAGGTGCCCCCTCTCAGTAGAAGTGGTCTCCTCTCAGACATATCAGAACCATGTCGTTCCACCCAAACCACAGCCTGGAGAACCCGGACCTTTTGGAAGCTCCGGACTAGAAGGGCCTTTGCTTGTTGCTTCCAAGCTGTCTCCAGTCGGGTCTCCTGGAGCCATAGGACCCAGCGCAGTTCTCTGAGGCTCTTTCGAATCAGCTGCCTCTGTCTCATGGCTGTGGCCTTAGCCTCTGCCTGGTGCCTCTGTGACAAGCGCCTCCAGACTCTGAAACTTTCGGACAGCAGCTTCCGGCTGAGGACAGAATAGGACTGATGGGGAGTAGTGGGAGGGGGGTTGGCACAATTCTCAGCCCCCCCACCCAGGACACTATCCTTGTGACTTTTCCAGTAACCATGAAGGTGATGCCCCCTTCCATAGCAGAAGACCCAAAGAACTCTCTTATTGATACCCTGGACTCCCAGAGATCAGGAGACTCCCAGAGAGAGGATAATTCCCCCACTATACTGATGTCTACAAACCCCAGTGATCCAAACCCAGGGGATAGAACCTGGGCCCATAAGTTCCTGGGCTTTGATTTCCCATGAGGCACAGTGTGAAGGTGGTTCTGTCCCCTTGAAATCCTGCCAAGCCTCTTGCCATCAGATGCCTAACTTCCTCAAATCCCTATGATACAGGCAGATGGCTCAGAAGCTGAAGTGGCCCCAACTCTACCCCGACTCCCACATAGCGGGACCTCACCAGGCTGCTTGGGAGTCCAGGGTCACAATGTTTTGAGCCTTGTTCTACAGAAACAAAAGACACGACAGTTCTCAGGCCAAAGAGTAGGTGTGATAACTTCAGCCAAGCCCATCTTCTGGGAGTGCTCCGCCCCCCAGCCTCCGGAGGCCTCTACCTGCAGGATGCTCTGAGCTGGAGCTGTATTTGATGGGCAGGAGGTCATTCCCTCCCCATCCCAGCATGCTTTTTCCTCTGGggccttctctcttcctgcctgcccAGGCAGGACACTGAAGATGCCTGTAGATTCAAGTCCGGTCTCTTTGCTGCTCTCCTCGCGTGTGACACTGAAGTGCCCTCTGTGCCTTTTGTTATATAGAAGGCCTGGAGGACCCCTCTCTCTTGCTCCAAGGTGCTGGGAAGAAAGGAGCTCCTGGTCTGACTCAGAGAAAGTGGCCTCATGTGACAGGGGTGTGTGTATAGGGGACTCAGAGAATCTAGCTTGGACCTCCAGAGTCTCCAGGAAGCTTATATTTTCCCTAGAGTGGCTGGGCCATGGTTGGGCAGGAGTTGGCTGGCCACCACGGTTGTGGGGTCCTCTCTGGG
Above is a window of Mus pahari chromosome 6, PAHARI_EIJ_v1.1, whole genome shotgun sequence DNA encoding:
- the C6H1orf167 gene encoding uncharacterized protein C1orf167 homolog produces the protein MCQVTTHSQGPVLSQKPCQVQSNLACPHPRLALALKDTTGQLGDAALQQQSNLQLPAGRSQGRIREPFVQQSNLCFRGTTSPHLQYSCLPPTGPSSHQKHRLQVAGCLDSRLSGDLEPLDGFTRPGPRPWCRSGSWAPRLVGEPLTLEDLSVSVHSQSQASSPSSCRTAHWLLDSTQHLEPENKAQNIVTLDSQAACRKLLSESFRVWRRLSQRHQAEAKATAMRQRQLIRKSLRELRWVLWLQETRLETAWKQQAKALLVRSFQKWRHVALQQKPEQPQTQAAPTVLASRGSLSLERKAAADLAWRRRCFRAWQQLAQRGAQYRRHLAHRRVRTLRVCLRQWMEMKRLQASDVTKVTQLALHRQKAGNGVLSGLAPGAAMAHCLETVTHAQQVSKGPDQCSLWEIRQKLALCRTLLLWRTRFYRHQQAVVLLSWSHWTAAQGALGELAAHWAWNWSCGAVMGLGRQRLAGWWTVQENPGVRPGTGQQFLREQYQRWGQVHLPVLQKVVSRDWTGSRL